A single window of Flavobacteriales bacterium DNA harbors:
- the pbpC gene encoding penicillin-binding protein 1C yields MAGRRRWVWRIIVACSVVALYLFWTCLPEPLFDDPVSTVIEDTDGHLMGARIAADGQWRFPPGDSVPEKFRRAIICFEDKRFYRHPGVDPLALARAIKQNLQTGHKVSGGSTLSMQVIRLSRKGKSRTIWEKAIEICMAIRLELRYSKTEILGLYASHAPFGGNVVGLEAASWRYFGRSPDQLSWAESSVLAVLPNAPSLLFPGRNKKALQNKRDRLLQQLQVHGDITAEEAKLAALETTPNRPLPLPHIAQHLLNRIHLEHGPGRYRTHVQLDMQLHAVDIVERHGKELAANGIYNAAVLIADVNSGDVKVYIGNEQGTSGDDHGRQVDVIPAGRSTGSVLKPFLYASMLTSGDILPNTLVPDIPINIGGYAPTNFDNDYRGAVPAHRALAKSLNIPAVLMLQQFGIEKFHHILQSCGITTLNRSPQHYGLSIILGGAEASLWDLAGAYASMARTLNHFRANNGQYDPGDYHTLRYLPDTTDNKRMLLNGSHLSAGAIWTTFNAMLDVERPEEEGAWREFASSRMVAWKTGTSLGFRDGWAIGVTPDYVVGVWTGNADGEGRPELIGLRAAAPILFDLIRILPHGEAWFDTPWDDLEKITTCKESGYRSTPLCGIPDTLTVPKSGVRLSACPYHRIAHITRDGKWQVHASCEQEGDFINESRFVLPPAMEWYYKKTSSQYQTLPPYRSDCLNDMSSDETHRSMELVYPRHTARIFVPRELDGNMGATIFKAAHREADAVIYWYLDQTYLGKTSDFHQMAISPPEGKHVITLVDQRGEELKKSFEIIGRDR; encoded by the coding sequence ATGGCAGGACGCAGGAGATGGGTGTGGCGCATCATTGTCGCATGCAGTGTAGTTGCTCTTTACCTGTTTTGGACATGCCTGCCAGAACCCTTGTTTGATGACCCGGTATCAACCGTTATTGAAGACACCGATGGCCATCTGATGGGCGCACGAATAGCTGCAGACGGTCAATGGCGGTTTCCTCCAGGTGATTCGGTGCCCGAGAAATTCCGGCGGGCCATCATCTGTTTTGAAGACAAGAGATTTTACCGTCACCCCGGTGTAGACCCGCTTGCCTTAGCTCGGGCCATCAAACAGAACCTGCAGACAGGCCACAAAGTAAGCGGAGGCAGCACATTGTCCATGCAGGTAATACGCCTGTCCAGGAAGGGAAAGTCACGTACAATATGGGAAAAAGCCATTGAGATCTGCATGGCAATCAGGCTGGAGTTGCGATATTCCAAAACCGAGATACTGGGTCTCTATGCTTCCCATGCCCCGTTTGGTGGAAATGTAGTCGGCCTTGAAGCTGCGTCATGGCGATATTTCGGCCGAAGCCCGGACCAATTGTCATGGGCCGAATCCTCCGTGCTTGCCGTTTTACCCAATGCTCCTTCCCTGTTGTTTCCGGGACGGAATAAAAAGGCTTTGCAGAATAAGCGCGACAGGCTTTTGCAACAGCTTCAGGTACATGGCGACATTACAGCCGAAGAAGCTAAACTAGCGGCCCTTGAAACCACACCGAACCGCCCGCTTCCTTTGCCACACATCGCCCAGCATCTCCTTAACAGAATCCACCTTGAACACGGTCCCGGAAGGTACCGCACTCATGTGCAACTCGACATGCAGTTGCACGCAGTGGACATTGTCGAACGTCACGGAAAAGAGCTGGCTGCAAACGGAATCTACAATGCAGCCGTACTGATCGCCGATGTCAATTCCGGCGACGTGAAGGTATACATCGGAAATGAACAAGGTACTTCCGGAGACGACCATGGCAGGCAGGTAGATGTAATACCTGCAGGACGTAGCACGGGCAGTGTACTCAAACCGTTCCTCTATGCCTCCATGCTCACATCCGGTGATATTCTGCCAAATACGCTTGTGCCGGATATCCCGATTAATATCGGCGGATATGCTCCCACCAATTTCGACAACGATTACAGGGGAGCTGTTCCTGCCCACCGGGCCTTGGCCAAATCGCTGAACATTCCCGCCGTACTGATGCTGCAACAATTCGGCATCGAGAAATTTCATCATATTTTACAAAGCTGCGGCATCACCACACTCAACCGTTCACCACAACACTATGGTCTTTCCATCATTCTGGGTGGTGCCGAAGCCAGCTTATGGGACCTCGCGGGTGCTTATGCTTCCATGGCACGCACGCTGAATCATTTCCGAGCAAACAACGGACAATACGACCCCGGTGATTACCACACACTCCGATACCTCCCGGATACCACAGATAACAAGCGCATGCTTCTCAATGGGTCACATCTAAGTGCAGGTGCGATCTGGACAACATTCAACGCCATGCTGGATGTGGAACGTCCCGAAGAAGAGGGTGCATGGAGGGAATTCGCATCTTCGCGGATGGTGGCCTGGAAAACGGGAACCAGTCTGGGATTTCGAGACGGATGGGCCATTGGTGTCACACCGGATTACGTAGTGGGAGTATGGACGGGCAATGCGGATGGCGAGGGGCGTCCGGAACTCATCGGTCTGAGAGCCGCAGCCCCGATCCTGTTTGATCTGATCCGGATACTTCCCCATGGTGAAGCATGGTTTGATACACCCTGGGATGACCTCGAAAAAATCACCACATGCAAAGAAAGCGGGTACCGGTCCACACCTCTGTGCGGTATCCCCGACACCCTTACGGTTCCAAAGTCAGGCGTACGGCTTTCCGCATGTCCATATCACAGGATCGCACACATCACCCGAGATGGAAAATGGCAGGTACATGCTTCCTGTGAACAGGAGGGTGACTTCATCAACGAATCCCGTTTTGTACTTCCTCCCGCCATGGAATGGTACTATAAGAAAACCAGCAGTCAATATCAAACCCTTCCCCCTTACCGATCGGATTGTTTGAACGACATGAGTTCAGATGAAACACACCGATCCATGGAACTTGTATATCCCCGACACACCGCCAGGATTTTTGTACCCCGTGAATTGGATGGTAACATGGGCGCCACCATATTCAAAGCAGCCCATCGCGAAGCAGATGCGGTCATTTACTGGTACCTTGACCAAACGTACCTGGGAAAAACCAGCGACTTCCATCAGATGGCCATAAGTCCACCCGAAGGAAAACATGTGATCACCCTGGTAGATCAGCGGGGTGAAGAATTAAAAAAGAGTTTCGAGATCATCGGGCGGGATCGGTAA